In Balaenoptera ricei isolate mBalRic1 chromosome 4, mBalRic1.hap2, whole genome shotgun sequence, the following are encoded in one genomic region:
- the DONSON gene encoding protein downstream neighbor of Son: MALSVPGYSPSFKRPPETLRLRRKRGRSLGAASPTEERPEPATRRAALTAGLPLRPFPAVGRGGGGPTASRRNPFARLDNRPRAAAEPPNGPSSGQQEAPGPFLDSNQENDLLWEEKIPERTAITELPQTPHVSFSESDIPSSESTELPVDWSIKTRLLFASSQPFTWADHLKAQEEAQGVIQHCRATEVTLPQSIQDPKLSTELRCAFQQSLIYWLHPALSWLPLFPRIGADRKMAGKTNPWSNDETLQHILMSDWSVSFTSLYNLLKTKLCPYFYVCTYQFTVLFRAAGLAGDDVVTALISPTTRGIREAMKNEGIEFSLPLIKESGHEKRKASGTSLGHGEEQAVSDEDEEESFSWLEEMGVQDKIKKPDVLSIKLRKEIHEVQMDHRPESVVLVKGTNTFTLLNFLINCKSLIATSGPQAGLPPTLLSPIAFRGATMQMLKARSVNVKTQAPSGYRDQFSLEITGPIMPHSLHSVTMLLRSSQSGSFSAGLYTHEPTAVFNICPPKDKVLDKEAVHEELANCGLHPKTLDHLSRTPILGKSSLRHVEMSDYIYNWRS, translated from the exons ATGGCTCTGTCGGTGCCCGGCTACTCGCCCAGTTTCAAAAGGCCGCCAGAGACATTGCGGCTCCGACGGAAAAGGGGCCGGAGCCTTGGGGCCGCCTCCCCGACCGAGGAGCGGCCCGAGCCGGCGACCCGCCGCGCCGCCCTGACGGCCGGGCTGCCCCTCCGCCCTTTCCCGGCAGTGGGCAGAGGTGGCGGCGGCCCGACCGCGTCCCGAAGGAACCCCTTCGCCCGCCTGGACAACCGGCCGCGGGCCGCCGCCGAGCCTCCCAACGGGCCGTCCAGCGGCCAGCAGGAGGCGCCGGGCCCG TTTTTAGATTCTAATCAAGAAAATGATTTGCTATGGGAAGAGAAGATTCCTGAAAGAACAGCCATTACTGAATTACCCCAG ACTCCTCATGTATCATTCTCCGAATCTGATATTCCATCCTCAGAGAGTACTGAGTTACCTGTGGACTGGAGTATTAAAACTCGACTCCTTTTCGCCTCTTCTCAACCCTTTACCTGGGCAGATCATTTGAAAGCACAGGAAGAGGCTCAAGGTGTCATCCAGCATTGTAGGGCAACAGAAGTTACTTTGCCTCAAAGTATACAG GATCCCAAACTCTCCACTGAGCTCCGTTGTGCCTTCCAGCAGAGCCTTATCTATTGGCTCCACCCTGCCTTGTCTTGGCTACCATTGTTCCCTCGTATTGGAGCTGACAGAAAAATGGCTGGAAAGACAAACCCTTGGTCAAATGATGAAACCCTGCAACACATTTTAATGAGTGACTG GTCTGTGAGCTTTACTTCTCTGTATAATCTGCTGAAGACAAAACTTTGCCCCTATTTCTACGTTTGTACCTATCAGTTTACTGTCCTGTTCCGTGCAGCGGGATTAGCAGGAGATGATGTAGTCACGGCTCTCATCTCTCCTACAACTAGAGGTATAAGAGAAGCTATGAAAAACGAAG gtattgaattttctttgcctttaataaaAGAAAGTGGCCATGAGAAGAGGAAAGCGTCTGGAACAAGCTTGGGACATGGGGA GGAGCAAGCAGTCAGCGATGAGGATGAAGAAGAAAGTTTTTCCTGGCTGGAAGAGATGGGTGtgcaagataaaattaaaaaaccagaTGTACTTTCTATCAAGCT GCGTAAAGAGATACATGAAGtacaaatggatcacagacccgAGTCTGTTGTGTTGGTGAAGGGGACAAATACCTTTACATTGCTAAATTTTTTGATCAACTGTAAGAGTTTAATTGCTACCTCAGGTCCCCAGGCAGGACTTCCACCAACCCTCTTATCACCTATAGCTTTCCGAGGTGCCACAATGCAAATGCTTaag GCGCGAAGTGTAAACGTGAAGACACAAGCTCCTTCTGGATACAGAGATCAATTTAGTTTGGAGATTACAGGTCCTATCATGCCTCATTCTCTACATTCCGTGACTATGCTACTCAGATCTTCACAGAGTGGGTCATTTTCTGCAGGACTGTATACACATGAGCCAACTGCTGTATTTAATATCTGCCCACCAAAGGATAAAGTACTGGATAAG GAGGCTGTTCATGAGGAGCTTGCCAACTGTGGATTGCACCCTAAAACTCTGGACCACCTTAGTCGAACACCGATACTGGGGAAATCATCTTTACGGCATGTGGAAATGAGTGACTACATTTATAATTGGAGATCCTGA